From one Streptomyces sp. ICC1 genomic stretch:
- a CDS encoding AfsA-related hotdog domain-containing protein produces MSRTATLERLDLTAVTRRLVHLPKEPWLPGRGAPEPDGERFALSGELPDAPSLFRDGAGGHDTQLFVEIFRQLGLSLGYRYFRVPAERACLFVGLDWAVADPAVWRRRGPGAHLAVDVRATPTTTTPGGAPRGLRLAAALRIDGEPGCTGSAEVLFLPPAVARDHRATSRLAAVSADAPRPYGPPRPLAEPGSVGRTDPADVVVRAPVTRGESSTTALVIDPGHPVFFLDGADSVPGLLLVEALRQSAVLAAGRSHGFRPELTALTALAVRFRGFAELDLPLSCTAVAGPVRPDAAGRASAPIRLTVSQLGKVTAEAEITAARAA; encoded by the coding sequence ATGTCTCGAACCGCGACACTCGAAAGGCTCGACCTGACAGCGGTCACCCGCCGGCTCGTCCACCTGCCGAAGGAGCCGTGGCTGCCCGGCCGCGGCGCGCCGGAGCCGGACGGGGAGCGTTTCGCGCTGTCCGGCGAACTGCCGGACGCGCCCTCCCTGTTCCGCGACGGCGCCGGGGGCCACGACACCCAGCTGTTCGTGGAGATCTTCCGGCAGCTGGGCCTGTCCCTCGGGTACCGCTACTTCCGGGTGCCCGCCGAGCGCGCCTGCCTGTTCGTCGGGCTCGACTGGGCCGTGGCCGATCCCGCCGTCTGGCGCCGCCGCGGACCGGGCGCGCACCTGGCGGTGGACGTCCGCGCCACGCCCACCACGACCACTCCGGGCGGGGCGCCGCGCGGGCTGCGGCTGGCCGCCGCCCTGCGCATCGACGGTGAGCCGGGCTGCACGGGCTCGGCCGAAGTCCTCTTCCTGCCCCCGGCGGTGGCCCGCGACCACCGTGCCACCAGCCGGCTGGCCGCCGTGTCCGCGGACGCTCCGCGCCCGTACGGTCCGCCCCGACCGCTCGCCGAGCCGGGCTCGGTCGGCCGCACCGACCCCGCCGACGTGGTGGTCCGCGCGCCCGTGACCCGCGGGGAGTCGTCCACCACCGCGCTCGTGATCGACCCCGGGCACCCGGTGTTCTTCCTGGACGGCGCCGACTCGGTCCCGGGCCTGCTCCTGGTGGAGGCGCTGCGGCAGTCCGCGGTGCTGGCCGCCGGCCGGAGCCACGGTTTCCGCCCGGAGCTCACCGCGCTGACCGCGCTGGCCGTGCGCTTCCGCGGGTTCGCGGAGCTGGACCTGCCGCTGAGCTGCACCGCGGTGGCCGGCCCGGTGCGCCCGGACGCGGCCGGGCGGGCGTCCGC